From Amyelois transitella isolate CPQ chromosome 4, ilAmyTran1.1, whole genome shotgun sequence, one genomic window encodes:
- the LOC106143274 gene encoding uncharacterized protein LOC106143274 yields MEGCIRVVKQLFSQIEKGRSNFKKAPKERITESYVLTRLESLETIIDKFSDKHEYIIATYEDTEGYIESDIYNIGYEMYLSYKTELKSALKALSPNVSTASSSLKENSDKNKESLVRLPKITIPVFSGKYTEWSSFKDLFTSLIHNNCALDDVQRLHYLKTQSMSCESAQGLKDLLDTTSDCIHELTNLDIKVDTWDVIIIYIVSQKLDADTRKQWEIHINNCSVDLPSYCLFKDFIESRYRALEFVEPTKRKVSSQTLLATALVKAESRNGSPLILRALLDQGSQASFISEAAVQLLRLNKVAEKTSISGLGGGQSGLTSKYVVKVTIQSLCDPTFKLQVKAHVLQTVTTVLPQRKFTPPRWTELGRISLADPQYNSPNRIDVLLGSEVYCAILKKGLIKSPNDLIIAQDTYLGWVLSGQVDGYDNEESTCHNIIMSFHIQLEENELIKKFWEIESEPSPNKKILTQEEQDCEDHFKATTCRDETGRYVVELPFRPNVRRDYGDTRSVTVKRLFGLEKRLDKNCTLKKNYSEVIDEYLKLGHMEIVDDESSNMEGKVWLPHHAVVRMDRTTTKTRVVFNAADRSANGLSLNDTLMVGPTLQMELRHLIMRWRSHPICITADIIKMYRQVNVAAKHTDFQRIVWRSEEGIIRDYRLLTVTFGTSCAPYLAVKAMQQVAVDEGRNFPHAASRVLSDFYMDDLLTGAENEEEAVKIYKEMNELLNKGGFQLQKWTCNKIGVLGGTETDTEREFKEDDVTKIVGIAWNRRTDEFGYNIKISSDAPAPETKRKVISEICRLYDPLGWIAPYVIIAKIFIQKLWIAGLGWDDKLPEELIQEWSQYRKELPKLELFHIPRWVRKKKSDIKVELHRFSDASNAGYAAVIYIRCVTMENEVYTHLVTAKTKVAPIKQISIPRLELCAAVLVTKLLLEVSETLNINKSDIHAWTDSTIVLAWLSDHPSRWKSFVANRTSEILTLINATQWSYVSTKENPADCASRGMSPSEFLENSLWKNGPSWLQNSEIDYVKPRSICTKTELEKRQLKAHTTCVKNFEEIEDICSRFSSLRKLIRVIAYCRRFLHLKNTTSEESKHLPYLTAKEIQESLTCCILQHQRRWFADEISMLLKNKNDSMKKLIKLLSKAKHFGMVLSESTEGIKVTLSFFMPQGPA; encoded by the exons ATGGAGGGCTGTATAAGAGTAGTGAAACAATTATTCAGTCAAATAGAAAAGGGAAGAAGTAATTTTAAGAAGGCTCCGAAAGAAAGAATTACTGAATCTTATGTTTTGACGCGATTAGAAAGTTTGGAAACAATTATAGATAAATTCTCTGACAAGCATGAATACATTATAGCTACATATGAAGATACTGAAGGTTATATAGAAAGTGACATATACAATATAGGCTATGAAATGTATTTGAGTTATAAAACCGAGTTGAAATCTGCACTGAAAGCCTTATCACCGAATGTGTCTACCGCGTCATCGAGTTTGAAAGAGAATTCAGACAAGAATAAAGAATCACTTGTAAGATTACCGAAGATTACTATACCAGTTTTCAGTGGCAAGTATACCGAATGGTCGTCTTTCAAGGATTTGTTTACGTCTCTCATCCATAACAACTGTGCACTCGACGACGTTCAGCGACTACATTATCTGAAGACGCAA TCCATGAGTTGCGAGTCGGCTCAAGGGTTGAAAGATTTGTTAGATACAACTTCCGATTGTATTCATGAGCTGACTAACTTAGATATTAAAGTCGATACATGGgatgtaattataatttatattgtaagtCAGAAATTGGACGCTGATACTAGAAAACAATGGGAAATccatattaataattgtagTGTAGATTTACCTTCCTATTGTTTATTCAAAGATTTCATAGAATCACGTTACCGCGCGTTAGAGTTTGTTGAGCCCACTAAAA GAAAGGTTTCAAGCCAAACCTTATTAGCTACAGCCTTGGTAAAGGCTGAGTCAAGAAATGGTTCTCCTCTGATATTAAGAGCTCTGCTGGATCAAGGATCACAAGCATCTTTTATATCGGAAGCAGCCGTACAGTTATTACGGTTGAATAAAGTTGCTGAGAAAACTAGTATTTCAGGATTAGGTGGTGGTCAGAGTGGCTTAACCTCAAAATATGTGGTTAAGGTCACGATTCAGTCACTCTGTGACCCAACCTTTAAGTTGCAAGTGAAGGCTCACGTCCTTCAAACGGTGACTACAGTGTTACCACAAAGGAAGTTCACTCCACCCAGATGGACTGAACTTGGCCGCATCAGTTTGGCTGATCCGCAGTATAATTCGCCTAATAGAATTGATGTTCTCTTAGGCTCCGAGGTGTATTGCGCTATCCTGAAAAAGGGATTGATTAAAAGTCCTAatgatttgattattgcaCAGGATACTTACCTTGGATGGGTGTTGTCGGGTCAGGTTGACGGCTATGATAATGAAGAATCTACATGTCACAACATTATAATGAGCTTTCATATCCAGTTAGAAGAGAATGAACTAATCAagaaattttgggaaatcgAATCTGAACCTAGTCCAAACAAAAAGATATTAACTCAAGAAGAACAGGATTGTGAAGATCATTTCAAAGCTACAACTTGCAGAGATGAGACTGGTCGTTATGTGGTGGAGTTGCCGTTTCGTCCAAATGTTCGTCGAGACTACGGTGATACAAGGTCCGTCACTGTGAAACGTTTGTTTGGTCTAGAAAAGAGATTGGATAAGAATTGCACattaaagaagaattattCTGAGGTCAtagatgaatatttaaaacttggTCATATGGAGATTGTTGATGATGAGTCATCAAATATGGAAGGTAAGGTATGGTTACCACATCATGCGGTTGTTCGTATGGATagaacaacaacaaaaaccaGAGTGGTTTTTAATGCCGCTGATAGAAGCGCTAATGGATTATCCTTAAATGATACATTGATGGTTGGTCCAACCTTACAAATGGAATTACGCCACTTGATAATGCGTTGGCGTTCACACCCCATATGTATCACTGCtgatatcataaaaatgtatCGACAAGTGAACGTAGCTGCAAAACATACCGATTTTCAGCGGATTGTATGGCGATCTGAAGAGGGTATTATACGTGACTATCGTCTTCTGACTGTCACTTTCGGCACTTCATGCGCTCCTTATTTAGCTGTTAAAGCAATGCAACAAGTAGCTGTAGATGAAGGTCGTAATTTCCCGCACGCGGCAAGTAGAGTTCTATCAGATTTCTACATGGACGATCTTCTCACCGGCGCTGAAAATGAAGAAGAAGCGGTTaagatttataaagaaatgaatgaattgcTAAATAAAGGTGGATTTCAATTGCAGAAGTGgacatgtaataaaataggAGTACTAGGTGGTACAGAAACAGATACTGAAAGAGAGTTTAAAGAGGATGATGTTACTAAAATTGTAGGTATTGCTTGGAATCGCCGCACAGATGAGTTTGGTTATAACATCAAGATTTCTTCTGATGCCCCTGCTCCTGAAACAAAACGCAAAGTGATTAGTGAAATCTGTCGACTATATGATCCACTCGGGTGGATAGCTCCGTACGTTATTATAGCAAAGATCTTTATCCAGAAGCTATGGATTGCTGGACTGGGCTGGGATGATAAATTGCCAGAGGAGCTGATACAAGAGTGGTCACAATATCGCAAGGAATTACCGAAGCTAGAATTATTTCATATTCCGAGATGGGTCCGCAAGAAGAAAAGTGATATCAAAGTGGAGTTACACAGGTTTAGTGACGCTTCTAATGCAGGCTATGCTGCTGTGATTTATATTCGTTGCGTTACTATGGAAAATGAAGTTTATACTCACCTGGTAACCGCTAAGACGAAAGTAGCACCCATCAAGCAGATATCCATCCCGCGACTTGAGTTGTGCGCTGCTGTTCTAGTTACTAAACTACTTCTGGAAGTATCTGAAACACTGAACATCAATAAGTCAGATATACATGCTTGGACGGACTCTACGATCGTGTTAGCTTGGTTGTCCGACCATCCAAGTCGTTGGAAGAGTTTTGTCGCCAACAGGACTTCAGAAATACTTACCTTAATTAATGCTACGCAGTGGTCGTATGTTTCGACAAAGGAAAATCCTGCCGATTGTGCGTCACGTGGTATGTCACCGTCAGAGTTTCTAGAGAACTCGCTGTGGAAGAATGGTCCAAGCTGGTTACAAAATAGCGAAATTGATTATGTCAAACCACGTTCCATTTGCACCAAGACAGAGTTAGAGAAGCGTCAACTTAAAGCACATACTACTTGTGTCAAAAACTTTGAAGAAATAGAGGATATTTGTTCTAGATTTTCAAGCTTACGGAAACTAATAAGGGTAATAGCTTATTGCAGGAGATTTCTACATCTAAAAAATACCACTTCTGAAGAATCTAAACACTTACCTTATCTTACCGCCAAGGAGATCCAGGAATCACTTACCTGTTGCATACTTCAGCATCAACGTCGTTGGTTTGCCGATGAAATCAGTATgcttctgaaaaataaaaatgatagtaTGAAAA aACTGATCAAACTTTTATCAAAAGCTAAGCATTTTGGTATGGTTCTTAGCGAAAGCACTGAAGGTATAAAAGTTACTTTGAGTTTCTTTATGCCTCAAGGGCCTGCTTGa